One part of the Pseudoalteromonas aliena SW19 genome encodes these proteins:
- the prfB gene encoding peptide chain release factor 2 (programmed frameshift), with the protein MFEVNPVINQIKEIRERTELLRGYLDYALKQERLEEVNAELEDSAVWNEPERAQALGREKSALEAVVETIDNLVAGTDDVEGLLELAVEAEDQDTFDEAQSELADLNEQLEGLEFRRMFSGPHDSNDAYLDLQSGSGGTEAQDWCNILLRMYLRWGEAKGFKVELVEATDGDVAGIKGATVRFVGEYAYGWLRTETGVHRLVRKSPFDSSGRRHTSFASAFVYPEIDDNIEIDMNPSDLRIDVYRASGAGGQHVNTTESAVRITHVPTNTVVQCQNERSQHKNKAQAMKQLKAKLFELELQQQNAEKQTQEDAKSDIGWGSQIRSYVLDDARIKDLRTGVENRNTQSVLDGNLDKFIEASLKSGL; encoded by the exons ATGTTTGAAGTGAATCCTGTGATTAATCAAATCAAGGAAATTCGCGAACGTACTGAATTGCTTCGGGGGTACCTT GACTACGCTCTTAAACAAGAACGCTTAGAAGAAGTTAACGCCGAACTGGAAGATTCAGCCGTATGGAATGAGCCAGAGCGCGCACAAGCGCTTGGCCGTGAAAAATCAGCATTAGAGGCAGTTGTTGAAACAATCGACAACCTTGTAGCCGGTACTGATGACGTTGAAGGCCTGCTTGAACTTGCTGTAGAAGCCGAAGATCAAGATACCTTTGATGAAGCACAAAGCGAGCTTGCCGATCTAAACGAGCAGTTAGAAGGCTTAGAGTTTCGTCGTATGTTTTCAGGTCCTCATGACTCAAACGATGCGTACCTTGATTTACAATCGGGTTCTGGCGGTACTGAAGCACAAGACTGGTGTAATATTCTACTGCGTATGTATTTACGTTGGGGCGAGGCTAAAGGCTTTAAAGTTGAGCTAGTTGAAGCAACCGACGGTGATGTTGCCGGTATTAAAGGTGCAACAGTGCGCTTTGTTGGCGAATATGCTTACGGTTGGTTACGTACAGAGACAGGCGTACATCGCTTAGTACGTAAAAGTCCGTTTGACTCAAGTGGTCGTCGTCATACTTCGTTTGCTTCTGCGTTTGTATACCCAGAAATTGACGATAATATTGAAATTGATATGAATCCGTCAGACCTACGTATAGATGTTTACCGTGCATCGGGCGCGGGTGGTCAGCACGTTAACACCACCGAATCGGCGGTTCGTATTACTCACGTACCAACAAATACCGTAGTGCAGTGTCAAAACGAGCGTTCGCAGCATAAAAATAAAGCCCAAGCGATGAAGCAGTTAAAAGCCAAATTATTTGAGCTTGAGCTACAACAGCAAAATGCTGAAAAACAAACGCAAGAAGACGCTAAATCTGATATTGGTTGGGGTAGTCAAATTCGTTCATACGTACTTGATGACGCACGCATTAAAGATTTACGCACCGGCGTTGAAAACCGCAATACCCAATCTGTACTTGACGGTAACTTAGATAAATTTATTGAAGCCAGCCTTAAATCTGGCCTATAA
- the recJ gene encoding single-stranded-DNA-specific exonuclease RecJ yields the protein MKKLIIARENVDDSHLPSNLHPVIKQIYANRHVFSADELDNSVATLHDFKLFKDIDKASDLLIEALKAQSHILIVGDFDADGATSTATLMQGLSMFGFKHLDYLIPDRFSLGYGLSPALAEQIVQIKPDLVITVDNGISCIVGIDILKAVGIKVLVTDHHLQGEQLPNADAIVNPNRHECDFPSKSIAGVGVAFYLLIALRSTMRDLGYFEQQSPPNLANLLDIVALGTVADVVALDANNRTLVHQGLARIRSGKTRPGITALIEVANRNAARLSASDFGFSLAPRLNAAGRLDDMSLGIACLLSTDINQARSIASELDSLNFARREIEQGMQAQAQAVLDRLAFNDDNSPDAICLFQDDWHQGVIGILAGRLKEKYHRPTVIFAGGENGEIKGSCRSIEGLHMRDLLEGLNTADPHLINKFGGHAMAAGLSINEQHFNDFKKAFDAAVSAQLSEESKRCIVFTDGELPNDCFTMEFAQLLKQSGPWGQQFPEPVFEHTFEIIQQRIVGEKHLKLVLKHQSGRLVDAIAFGIDVKEWPDTEAKFVKLAYQLDINEFRGKFTLQLIVRELEKVH from the coding sequence ATGAAAAAACTGATCATTGCGCGCGAAAACGTTGACGATTCACATCTACCGAGTAATTTACACCCAGTAATAAAACAAATTTATGCGAACCGTCATGTGTTCAGTGCCGATGAGCTAGATAACAGCGTAGCTACGCTTCATGATTTTAAATTGTTCAAAGACATAGATAAAGCCAGCGATTTATTGATTGAAGCATTAAAAGCGCAAAGCCACATTTTAATAGTCGGCGATTTTGATGCCGATGGTGCAACGAGTACGGCCACTTTAATGCAAGGTCTTTCGATGTTTGGCTTTAAGCATTTAGATTACTTAATTCCGGATCGGTTTAGCTTAGGCTACGGTTTAAGCCCAGCCCTTGCAGAGCAAATAGTACAAATAAAGCCTGATTTAGTGATCACCGTAGATAACGGTATATCGTGTATTGTCGGTATTGATATTTTAAAAGCGGTTGGCATAAAAGTACTGGTAACAGATCATCACTTGCAAGGTGAACAACTACCAAATGCCGATGCAATAGTAAACCCAAACAGGCACGAGTGTGATTTCCCGTCTAAATCTATTGCAGGCGTTGGTGTTGCTTTTTACTTATTAATAGCACTGAGAAGTACAATGCGTGATTTAGGCTATTTTGAGCAACAATCGCCACCTAATTTAGCTAATTTACTCGACATTGTAGCGCTTGGCACAGTGGCTGATGTTGTCGCGCTTGATGCAAACAACCGCACCTTAGTACATCAAGGCTTAGCACGAATTCGCAGCGGTAAAACACGCCCTGGTATTACCGCGCTTATTGAAGTGGCTAATCGTAATGCTGCGCGCTTAAGTGCAAGCGACTTTGGTTTTTCACTTGCGCCTCGTTTAAATGCAGCAGGGCGATTAGATGACATGAGTTTGGGTATAGCGTGTTTACTAAGTACCGACATAAACCAAGCGCGTAGTATAGCGAGCGAGCTCGATAGCCTAAACTTTGCAAGACGCGAAATAGAGCAAGGTATGCAAGCCCAGGCGCAGGCCGTGCTTGATAGGCTCGCGTTTAACGACGACAACAGTCCGGATGCTATTTGTTTGTTTCAAGATGATTGGCACCAAGGTGTTATTGGTATTTTGGCAGGTCGCTTAAAAGAAAAATATCACCGCCCAACGGTTATATTTGCTGGTGGCGAAAATGGTGAAATAAAAGGCTCGTGTCGTTCTATTGAAGGGCTGCACATGCGCGATTTACTCGAAGGACTCAATACTGCCGACCCGCATTTAATCAATAAATTTGGTGGTCATGCCATGGCAGCCGGTTTAAGTATTAACGAGCAACATTTTAACGACTTTAAAAAAGCATTTGATGCTGCTGTTAGTGCGCAACTGAGTGAAGAAAGTAAACGTTGCATTGTGTTTACCGATGGCGAGCTACCAAACGACTGCTTTACAATGGAGTTTGCTCAGCTATTAAAACAATCAGGTCCTTGGGGGCAACAATTCCCTGAGCCCGTATTTGAGCATACATTTGAAATAATACAGCAGCGTATAGTCGGCGAAAAGCATTTAAAGCTGGTGTTAAAACATCAATCAGGGCGGTTAGTTGACGCGATTGCCTTTGGTATTGATGTAAAAGAGTGGCCCGACACAGAAGCGAAGTTTGTAAAACTAGCGTACCAGCTCGATATAAATGAGTTTAGAGGTAAATTTACACTGCAATTAATCGTTAGAGAGCTTGAAAAAGTGCATTAA
- the dsbC gene encoding bifunctional protein-disulfide isomerase/oxidoreductase DsbC, whose translation MKKLMLAGAMLCTSIGAFANGVTVTPDATDPIVTKFATLGVTVKQINPSPVAGLKELITNKGVLYASPDGQFLMQGTLIDLNNRNNLTEQALNGVRVEGIKDYEDSMIVYKAPNEKHSITVFTDISCGYCRKLHRELDDLLEAGITVKYLAFPRGGLQGSGYTDLMNVWCAKDQQEALTEAKSGADTKVIAGCSAPIAEHYQLGQSFGISGTPAIVLEDGTMIPGYQPAAALKAALDANKAS comes from the coding sequence ATGAAAAAATTAATGTTAGCAGGTGCCATGTTGTGCACAAGCATTGGTGCATTTGCAAATGGCGTTACTGTTACTCCAGATGCTACTGATCCGATAGTTACTAAATTTGCGACTTTAGGCGTAACAGTTAAGCAAATTAATCCAAGTCCAGTCGCTGGCTTAAAAGAATTGATCACCAACAAAGGCGTGCTTTATGCAAGTCCAGATGGCCAATTTTTAATGCAAGGTACATTAATCGACCTAAATAATCGAAATAACTTAACAGAGCAAGCGCTAAACGGCGTGCGTGTTGAGGGTATTAAAGATTATGAAGACTCGATGATTGTGTACAAAGCACCAAACGAAAAGCACAGCATTACCGTATTTACTGACATTAGCTGTGGCTACTGTCGTAAATTACATCGCGAATTAGATGATTTACTTGAAGCGGGTATTACCGTTAAGTACCTTGCGTTTCCACGTGGTGGCCTGCAAGGTTCTGGTTATACAGACTTAATGAATGTGTGGTGTGCTAAAGATCAGCAAGAAGCACTTACAGAAGCTAAATCGGGCGCAGATACTAAAGTAATTGCAGGGTGCAGTGCACCTATTGCTGAGCATTACCAACTTGGTCAGAGTTTTGGCATTAGCGGCACACCCGCTATTGTTTTAGAAGATGGTACGATGATCCCAGGTTATCAGCCAGCGGCAGCATTAAAAGCAGCCCTAGATGCTAATAAAGCGTCATAA
- the xerD gene encoding site-specific tyrosine recombinase XerD produces MTTLSDDFPENNSSMSSNSDYLETFLDSLYLEQGVSENTLSAYRSDLDKFCLFLKGENLLSVTGLDVESYLAHRVDLGLKPRSTARSISALKRFYQYFVREKLISDSPMLNIAQPKAGQSLPKTLSEAEVEALLNAPNTEEAMGLRDKAMLEVLYATGLRVSELVGLRMEQINLRQAVVFVKGKGNKERLVPLGEEAMYWLEQFLKSGRAQMIKHATDFVFPSKRGVGMTRQTFWHRIKHYAILAAVESPISPHTMRHAFATHLLNHGADLRVVQMMLGHSDLSTTQIYTHVANERLKSVHAQHHPRA; encoded by the coding sequence GTGACAACGCTATCTGACGATTTTCCCGAAAATAATAGCAGTATGAGCAGTAATAGCGACTACCTAGAAACCTTTTTAGATAGCCTGTACTTAGAACAAGGCGTAAGCGAAAACACATTAAGTGCTTATCGCAGTGATTTAGATAAATTTTGCCTGTTTTTAAAAGGTGAAAACTTACTAAGTGTAACGGGACTTGATGTAGAAAGTTACTTGGCCCACCGAGTCGATTTAGGTTTAAAACCACGCAGCACGGCGCGTAGTATTAGTGCTTTAAAACGTTTTTATCAGTACTTTGTACGCGAAAAACTAATTAGCGATTCACCTATGCTAAATATTGCTCAGCCAAAAGCAGGGCAGTCATTGCCTAAAACACTCTCAGAAGCAGAGGTTGAAGCATTATTAAATGCGCCCAACACCGAAGAAGCTATGGGCCTGCGCGATAAAGCCATGTTAGAGGTGCTATACGCAACGGGTTTGCGTGTGAGTGAACTTGTTGGGCTGCGCATGGAGCAAATTAATTTGCGCCAAGCGGTTGTGTTTGTAAAAGGTAAAGGTAATAAGGAGCGTTTAGTGCCGCTTGGCGAAGAAGCCATGTATTGGCTTGAACAATTTTTAAAGAGTGGACGTGCGCAAATGATAAAGCACGCCACCGATTTTGTGTTTCCGTCTAAACGCGGTGTTGGCATGACGCGACAAACTTTTTGGCATAGAATTAAACACTATGCTATTTTGGCTGCTGTGGAGTCTCCAATATCGCCCCATACTATGCGACATGCGTTTGCTACGCATTTGTTAAATCATGGAGCCGATTTACGTGTAGTACAAATGATGTTGGGTCATAGTGATTTATCAACCACACAAATTTATACCCATGTTGCAAATGAACGACTAAAATCGGTACACGCGCAGCATCATCCGCGCGCTTAA
- the fldB gene encoding flavodoxin FldB — translation MQIGLFFGSTTCYTEMAAEKIRDIIGADIVTLHNIKDEPLKNAEQYDFIIFGISTWDFGEIQEDWESKWDDIADVNLNGKTIALFGMGDQQGYGQWFQDALGMLHDKINTQTFTQLGFWPNDSSYEFEASKALTPDGKQFVGLALDEDSQYELSDDRIATWVEQVMTEYGETL, via the coding sequence ATGCAAATTGGTTTATTTTTTGGTTCTACTACGTGCTACACCGAAATGGCAGCAGAAAAGATTCGCGACATTATTGGTGCCGATATCGTTACCCTGCACAATATTAAAGACGAGCCACTAAAAAATGCAGAGCAGTACGACTTTATCATCTTTGGTATTTCAACATGGGATTTTGGTGAAATACAAGAAGACTGGGAGTCAAAATGGGATGACATAGCCGACGTAAACCTAAATGGTAAAACCATTGCTTTATTTGGCATGGGCGATCAACAAGGTTACGGGCAGTGGTTCCAAGATGCGCTAGGCATGCTTCACGATAAAATAAATACACAAACATTTACTCAACTTGGTTTTTGGCCAAACGATAGTAGCTACGAATTTGAAGCCTCAAAAGCACTCACGCCCGATGGCAAACAATTTGTAGGACTCGCGCTGGACGAAGACAGCCAATATGAGCTGAGTGACGACCGTATTGCGACTTGGGTTGAACAAGTAATGACTGAATACGGTGAAACGCTTTAA
- a CDS encoding DUF2147 domain-containing protein, whose product MKKLNKIILLSAFSAIVLASQSAFAAITPAGLWKTIDEDTSEAKSYVRITQTNGVLSGKVETILDPTKQNDICSKCDGELKDQPILGMTIITDVKAQEDGVWGDGEILDPTNGKTYTLQLTVQDEGEKLEVRGYIGFFFRNQYWLKVE is encoded by the coding sequence ATGAAAAAATTAAATAAAATAATACTACTAAGCGCATTTTCTGCGATTGTTTTGGCAAGTCAAAGTGCGTTTGCTGCGATAACACCTGCTGGGCTTTGGAAAACGATTGATGAGGATACTAGTGAAGCTAAATCGTATGTGCGTATTACCCAAACTAACGGTGTTTTAAGTGGTAAAGTTGAAACTATCCTAGACCCTACAAAACAAAATGATATATGCAGTAAGTGTGATGGTGAGCTAAAAGATCAACCTATTTTAGGAATGACCATTATTACTGATGTAAAAGCACAAGAGGATGGCGTATGGGGAGATGGTGAAATACTCGACCCAACAAATGGTAAAACCTATACCTTACAACTCACAGTGCAAGATGAAGGTGAAAAGCTTGAAGTTCGCGGCTATATTGGCTTTTTTTTCCGCAACCAATATTGGTTGAAAGTTGAGTAA
- a CDS encoding alpha-amylase, which yields MTLNKIITTAGLSLGLTLPNIVSAAPTTFVHLFEWNWQDVAQECEQYLGPKGYAAVQVSPPNEHITGSQWWTRYQPVSYELKSRGGNRAQFIDMVNRCSAAGVDIYVDTLINHMAAGSGTGTAGNSFGNKSYPIYSPQDFHQSCTINNSDYGNNRYRVQNCELVGLADLDTASNYVQDTLAAYINDLQAIGVKGFRFDAAKHVAASDIQSLKTKINGSPVIFHEVIDQGVEAVSASEYLSSGLVTEFKYSTQLGNTFRKGSLAWLSNFGEGWGFMPSSSAVVFVDNHDNQRGHGGAGNVITFEDGRLYDLANVFMLAYPYGYPKVMSSYDFHGNTDAGGPKVPVHNNGNLECFASNWKCEHRWSYIAGGVDFRNNTADNWAVTNWWDNTNNQISFGRGSSGHMAINKEDSTLNATVQTDMASGQYCNVLKGELSADGKRCSGEVIAVNANGTINLNVGAWDAMAIHKNSKLNTSSAPNTGSDWQRTVIFINAQTQSGQDMFLRGGVDHAYANANLGRNCQTSNFECAMPIRHNNLKNVTTSPWKTNDNYLDWYGIENGQSAEAEGSATDWTTKTWPEGWGAQKTLSADGFGVTALNIWGEHYWMLDVDMDCSKAVNGWFELKAFIKNGQGWEAAITQANTPYASTNHMAQCGKINKFEFNNSSVVTRSF from the coding sequence ATGACACTCAATAAAATCATCACCACCGCAGGTTTAAGTTTAGGCTTGACCTTACCCAATATTGTTAGTGCTGCTCCCACTACATTTGTGCATTTATTTGAATGGAATTGGCAAGATGTAGCGCAAGAATGTGAACAGTATTTAGGGCCGAAAGGCTATGCTGCGGTACAAGTTTCTCCCCCAAATGAACACATCACAGGGAGTCAATGGTGGACACGCTACCAACCTGTTAGCTATGAGCTGAAAAGTCGTGGCGGTAACCGCGCACAGTTTATTGACATGGTTAATCGCTGCAGTGCAGCAGGGGTTGATATTTACGTCGATACACTTATTAACCACATGGCAGCAGGAAGTGGTACGGGCACGGCGGGTAATAGTTTTGGTAATAAAAGCTATCCTATTTATAGCCCTCAAGATTTTCATCAAAGTTGCACTATTAACAATTCTGATTATGGTAATAATCGTTATCGAGTGCAAAATTGTGAACTTGTCGGCCTTGCTGATTTAGATACGGCTTCAAACTACGTACAAGATACTTTGGCAGCTTATATTAACGACTTACAAGCTATTGGCGTAAAAGGCTTTCGGTTTGATGCTGCAAAGCACGTTGCTGCAAGTGATATTCAAAGTTTAAAGACGAAAATAAACGGCTCACCAGTCATATTTCATGAAGTAATTGATCAAGGTGTGGAGGCTGTGAGTGCTTCTGAATATTTAAGCTCAGGTTTAGTAACTGAATTTAAATACAGTACCCAACTAGGTAATACTTTTAGAAAGGGTTCGCTTGCATGGTTAAGTAACTTTGGTGAAGGATGGGGCTTTATGCCTAGCTCTTCTGCCGTCGTTTTTGTAGATAATCACGACAATCAGCGAGGTCATGGTGGTGCGGGAAATGTAATTACCTTTGAAGATGGACGTTTATACGACTTAGCCAATGTGTTTATGTTGGCTTATCCGTATGGTTATCCAAAAGTAATGTCGAGTTATGATTTTCATGGAAATACTGATGCTGGTGGACCAAAAGTACCTGTCCATAATAACGGTAACTTAGAGTGTTTTGCTAGTAATTGGAAGTGTGAGCATCGCTGGTCATATATTGCAGGCGGGGTCGATTTTAGAAATAACACCGCCGATAACTGGGCGGTAACAAATTGGTGGGATAACACGAATAATCAAATATCATTTGGGCGTGGTAGCTCCGGTCATATGGCCATTAATAAAGAAGATTCTACACTCAATGCGACTGTCCAAACTGATATGGCGTCTGGTCAATATTGTAATGTGCTAAAGGGTGAACTGTCGGCTGATGGCAAGCGTTGTAGTGGTGAGGTTATAGCAGTTAATGCTAACGGTACTATTAATCTAAATGTGGGTGCTTGGGATGCAATGGCGATTCATAAAAACTCTAAATTAAATACAAGCTCTGCGCCAAATACAGGGAGTGACTGGCAACGAACCGTTATTTTTATTAATGCACAAACACAAAGCGGGCAAGATATGTTTTTGCGTGGTGGTGTAGATCATGCTTATGCAAACGCAAATTTAGGTCGAAATTGCCAAACAAGTAACTTTGAATGTGCAATGCCTATTCGTCATAATAATTTAAAAAATGTGACAACAAGCCCTTGGAAAACAAATGATAATTACCTTGATTGGTATGGCATAGAAAATGGACAAAGTGCCGAAGCAGAAGGCTCTGCCACAGACTGGACAACAAAAACATGGCCTGAGGGCTGGGGAGCACAAAAAACGCTAAGCGCTGATGGTTTTGGTGTTACAGCACTAAATATATGGGGCGAACACTATTGGATGCTTGATGTCGATATGGATTGTAGTAAAGCAGTTAATGGCTGGTTTGAGCTAAAGGCATTTATTAAAAATGGCCAAGGGTGGGAGGCTGCAATAACTCAAGCTAACACACCTTATGCGAGTACTAATCATATGGCGCAATGCGGAAAAATTAATAAATTTGAGTTTAATAACTCAAGCGTAGTAACACGTAGTTTTTAA
- a CDS encoding tRNA1(Val) (adenine(37)-N6)-methyltransferase produces MSGFAFKQFKVAHEQCAMKVSTDGILLGAWANLSGANSLLDIGTGTGLLALMCKQRNLELTITAVEVDEHAYVQALQNVANSPWSAISIEHRTIQSFSSDVKFDVVISNPPYFNRSLKGDNAARNTARHTDGLSFDELISAFKRLSHSGSRFSLILPNVEGALFIELATQNGLHLNTHCQIKATPNKEVSRSLMTFSYVKSDIESSILCIRNLDNTYTADYIALCKTFYLKM; encoded by the coding sequence ATGTCTGGTTTTGCATTTAAACAATTTAAGGTTGCACATGAGCAGTGCGCAATGAAGGTTTCTACTGATGGAATTTTACTTGGTGCATGGGCCAATTTAAGTGGAGCTAATTCATTGTTGGATATAGGTACAGGTACGGGGCTACTGGCATTAATGTGCAAACAACGTAATCTAGAACTTACCATAACGGCTGTAGAAGTTGATGAGCACGCGTATGTTCAAGCATTACAAAATGTAGCTAATAGCCCGTGGTCAGCAATAAGTATTGAGCACCGAACTATTCAAAGCTTTAGTAGTGACGTTAAGTTTGATGTGGTTATTTCTAATCCACCATATTTTAATCGCAGTTTAAAAGGCGATAATGCAGCGCGTAATACGGCTCGTCATACAGATGGCCTAAGTTTTGATGAGTTAATTAGTGCATTTAAGCGCTTGAGCCACAGTGGCTCTCGCTTTAGCTTAATACTGCCGAACGTTGAAGGCGCATTATTTATTGAGCTTGCTACTCAAAATGGGCTTCACTTAAATACTCACTGCCAAATAAAAGCCACACCCAATAAAGAGGTAAGCCGCAGCTTAATGACATTTAGTTATGTAAAAAGCGATATAGAATCATCAATTCTGTGTATTCGAAATTTAGATAATACCTACACTGCTGATTATATAGCTCTGTGCAAAACATTTTATTTAAAAATGTAA
- the srmB gene encoding ATP-dependent RNA helicase SrmB: protein MQFSDFDLDNKLLDAINKMGYETPTSIQQQAIPEALKGRDVLASAPTGTGKTAAFLIPAIQYLLDFPRRDPGFARVLVMTPTRELAYQIHEQCELLAKRTNLKIGVVTGGINYGTHKEIFEKNNDILIATPGRLMEYLETENFHAEHVEMLIIDEADRMLDMGFKKEMKRICDEARNRRQCFLFSATLEGDSVERFAETTLNDPALLEAESSRKEKAKIHQWVHLADDYHHKLELLVNTLKNPDVTKAIVFVKTRERLETLIGELTNNDVKAAWLRGEMPQDKRMKAMENFHSGKTRILIATDVAARGIDVSDISHVINFDMPRTADVYVHRIGRTGRAGKKGIAISLVEAHDIGILYKVERYVEQKLKRRVIKGVEPQHKEAKPPAKKRKDPVKMKAKKKAKVKKKK, encoded by the coding sequence ATGCAATTTTCTGACTTTGATCTTGATAACAAGTTACTCGACGCTATTAATAAAATGGGTTACGAAACCCCAACAAGTATTCAACAACAAGCGATTCCTGAAGCGCTTAAAGGGCGTGATGTTTTAGCGTCAGCGCCTACAGGCACAGGTAAAACCGCAGCATTTTTAATTCCAGCTATTCAATATTTATTGGATTTCCCGCGCCGTGATCCAGGGTTTGCACGCGTGCTCGTTATGACTCCAACGCGTGAACTTGCTTATCAAATTCATGAGCAATGTGAACTACTTGCAAAACGAACTAACCTAAAGATAGGTGTCGTAACTGGCGGTATAAATTACGGCACGCATAAAGAAATATTTGAAAAAAACAATGATATATTAATCGCCACACCGGGGCGTTTAATGGAATATTTAGAAACTGAAAACTTTCATGCTGAACACGTAGAAATGCTCATTATTGACGAAGCTGATCGCATGTTAGACATGGGCTTTAAAAAAGAAATGAAGCGTATATGTGACGAAGCTAGAAATCGTCGTCAGTGCTTTTTATTCTCTGCAACTCTTGAAGGTGACAGTGTAGAAAGATTTGCAGAAACAACACTTAACGACCCTGCATTACTTGAAGCTGAATCATCACGTAAAGAAAAAGCCAAAATTCATCAGTGGGTTCATTTAGCTGACGATTATCATCATAAACTTGAATTATTAGTAAACACACTTAAAAACCCTGATGTCACTAAAGCAATTGTGTTTGTAAAAACCCGTGAGCGCCTAGAAACACTGATTGGCGAACTAACCAACAATGATGTTAAAGCTGCATGGTTACGCGGTGAAATGCCTCAAGACAAACGTATGAAAGCGATGGAAAACTTTCATAGTGGCAAAACACGTATATTAATTGCTACCGACGTAGCTGCACGTGGTATTGACGTGTCTGACATCAGCCATGTTATTAACTTTGATATGCCACGTACCGCCGACGTATACGTACACCGCATTGGCCGTACCGGTCGTGCTGGTAAAAAAGGGATAGCAATATCGTTAGTTGAAGCACACGACATTGGTATTTTATATAAAGTAGAGCGCTACGTTGAGCAAAAATTAAAACGCCGTGTAATTAAAGGTGTTGAACCACAGCATAAAGAAGCGAAGCCACCAGCTAAAAAACGTAAAGACCCAGTAAAAATGAAAGCTAAGAAAAAGGCCAAGGTTAAAAAGAAAAAGTAA
- a CDS encoding BON domain-containing protein, protein MNRFKSTIALVSFCCLFLLACATKVSAATSLAVVSSVATVPNLQQTITNTLRTNPNFVLNNIRVQVKDGEVDLYGTAQTGFQRALAQKFLENMDGVKIIRNKISVI, encoded by the coding sequence ATGAACCGCTTTAAATCAACTATTGCTTTAGTATCATTTTGTTGTTTATTTTTATTAGCTTGCGCTACGAAAGTAAGTGCAGCAACAAGTTTAGCGGTAGTGAGCAGTGTAGCAACTGTACCTAACTTACAACAAACCATTACTAACACGCTACGTACTAACCCTAATTTTGTACTTAACAATATTCGTGTGCAGGTAAAAGATGGTGAGGTAGATTTATACGGCACAGCACAAACAGGTTTTCAACGTGCGTTGGCTCAAAAGTTTTTAGAAAATATGGATGGAGTAAAAATTATTCGTAACAAAATCAGCGTTATATAA